The following are encoded in a window of Primulina eburnea isolate SZY01 chromosome 4, ASM2296580v1, whole genome shotgun sequence genomic DNA:
- the LOC140831057 gene encoding uncharacterized protein isoform X3 — MGNRPVKQEKEELLLKIVPPIDRAYARWLNRDLERIHGFTPRNPRAIKPPYHYIEQMRLCGWLDLDLDGPDLAHLFK, encoded by the coding sequence ATGGGAAACAGACCTGTAAAGCAAGAGAAGGAAGAGCTACTTTTGAAGATCGTGCCACCCATTGATCGTGCATACGCACGTTGGCTTAACCGGGATCTTGAGAGAATCCATGGCTTCACTCCACGAAATCCTCGGGCCATAAAGCCCCCATACCACTACATTGAACAAATGCGTTTGTGTGGATGGCTAGACCTGGACCTAGACGGTCCCGATCTCGCGCATCTGTTCAAGTAA
- the LOC140831057 gene encoding uncharacterized protein isoform X2 → MPESYHQGLSMGNRPVKQEKEELLLKIVPPIDRAYARWLNRDLERIHGFTPRNPRAIKPPYHYIEQMRLCGWLDLDLDGPDLAHLFK, encoded by the exons ATGCCTGAATCATATCATCAAG GTTTATCAATGGGAAACAGACCTGTAAAGCAAGAGAAGGAAGAGCTACTTTTGAAGATCGTGCCACCCATTGATCGTGCATACGCACGTTGGCTTAACCGGGATCTTGAGAGAATCCATGGCTTCACTCCACGAAATCCTCGGGCCATAAAGCCCCCATACCACTACATTGAACAAATGCGTTTGTGTGGATGGCTAGACCTGGACCTAGACGGTCCCGATCTCGCGCATCTGTTCAAGTAA